The DNA window caaaggattcacatactttttccactagcactataaggttttaatggttgttctcaataaagacatgaaagatcttttttttttgttattatttcaggcacattgAATTTGTTgctactcttgacttagatatagatcagatcacattctATAACAAATTAATACAAAAGTTATGAAGTCTCACATGTTTTCCTGCCactttatgttatttttttgataaataaaatttgtgcaGCAAACAACAGCATACATGCAAAAAAGTGGCAGGAAGTTTTCTGTGTTCTTAGCAGCATCAGTCAGAATATAAtacaattaatatttattacacaataaaagcaaaaattaCTTGCTAGCGTCTTTAGCTGCAGCCTCAAACCGAGCATAGAATGTGTTCAGCTCATCTGCCAGAGTCATGTCCGCGTTCGTCATACCGGATGTTGGTGCTTTATAGTCCGTTATTGTTCTTAGTCCCTGCCACAGGCTCCTAGAGTCACTCTGTTGGAGTTGTGACTCTAGTTTCCTCCCGTAGCTCTGCTTCGCCTCTTTCACCGCTTTCCGGTGAAACCGCTTTCTGTTTGaaacattcactgcactcaggtgatctccATCAAACTCTGTGATTTCTTAAATCAGCTGACTGTACAAGTGATGATTCaggtaatttacattttattgacaCTTTATACCCTGTACCAAATACATTTAGTGTCAGTCTGGGGAGTTATCATCGatttactaaaataaatgtacaggCTGTAGAAACAGTGGAGTCCTTTAAATACCTGGACACCACAATTAACAACAAACTGTCatttgaacaaaatacaaacgTGTCAGAAAAGTCAACAACATATTTTCGGTCCATGAAGGTTGAACAAGTTTCAGGTTGACAGAACTCTGATGACGTGGTTTTACTGAGCTTTCAGTGAAAGTGTCCTTACATTTTCTATTATCTGTTGGTTTGTTTCACTCAGTGTTAAACACAAAAGCTCATTAAATGTGATGGTTAAAGTTTGGATTATAATCATTAGAACTCCATTAAGCAGCctgtcagtacagtacagtggatcctgtctgacagctcccCATACATCCCCTACACTCTGAGATCCACGTGCTgccttctgtttctctttagcAGCTACGAGACAgaaccaacagatacaaacactgttttctacCCTCAGCTATCAGTGTGGTGAACTCAGAGAGAATACAGTGATGGAAGTGTCAAACTGTCCAGTGTTTGAGTTTTCACCACctttgagaaatgttttcagaGCCTGACGTGACTCTGTTTGGTCATTTGAAACagtaaatgaactgaaataTCTAAATGTCAGTGATCATGCTCCTTTTTTACCTTTGatcatgaaataaaacaactttcAGTGTGAATATTATCAGTCACACAACAGTAGAAACTGTGGATCAGCCTAAAGCTGCACAGACTGTTAATTACCGTTCaacacatttgtgctgtaaGAACAACATCAGTGTCACTGAAACATCAGATTTTTCACTCAGGTTTCATCATGTATTCACAACAAGACACTGATACATTGAGCTTATTGAAATTAAGACAAACTTAAAGATTAAATGCAGCAGTATTAGTATTTGTTCTGTCAAGCTGAAGTCATAGTTTATCAAccactgcaaataaaacattaaactaaatggcagcaaacaacatgaagcaacattcaaattaaaaactgactACAAAAGTTTGTGTCATCAGTCATTGGTTGACATAAATATTATAAGACTAGTAACTAGTCTTTATCTATAAagatacacaaataaaatatgaacacattgATTCCCTAATGTCATAACTTGTGGtcttaatacataataaaactCTCCTTAAACTACCTTTATATCAGTTTATGAATTTAAATATCTATTTCCAAGTGTCTTTGTAGTAGTTAGTGATCCTGGAGGGCATACACAGTAATCTAACATGATATATGATGCAATTCATCAAAATAAATCTTtcagcaacacaacacatgatcagagagagagagtaatgGGACAGTGTGACAGATTTTGATTTGAGTGGTTTTAGCATCACCAGCTTCTCCAGCACAGAAATATGTGTTTGCCTGCTACAAACCTACTTCATCTTAATTGAAAATGATTGTCAGATATACAACTcacataaaatgacacaaagtTGATATGTTCAGTTTTTATAATGTGAACTTTTTCTTCCCATCTTTTGGTtttaacagcaaaaataaataaataaataaaaaatctatattGACACTGTGTTAATGACACAATTTATATCTGAGCATGTTTTCCCTGAAAACTGCATCAAGTACAGGACATAAAACGGatttaatgtaaaactgaaaccatTTAACAGTGGTTTCTTCTTGGAGACCCTTCATACATTATGTTTGCTTTACACACATTATCCTGCTGACTGATTAACATTTGTTTAAGAATCAATTATTTAGTGAAAATCTGAATTCTCTTTAAACTataatgtttgttattgtttgtttggaCATAAAAAGTGTCAAATATTAAGTATGTTACGTACCTAAATATTGTATTACTGTATTGTATAAACCTTACAAAGTTAGTAATTGTGCAGTGGAGTCAAAAGAAGATAATAATGACCTTAATTCAGACTGTCCGCACTCTTTATATATATCTATACTTAACCTATCATCAATAATAAGAGATACAACATTTTAgtatttgagtttttttgtgttCCTGTAACTTATTAACTTAACACATGTTAAATTAATGTCAACGCAGCAGTTGAGATTAAATCTTGTCTGAATCAACTGAAATAACAAAGCACCAGTGACTGTGGACTATTTTATGAGTCTGTTAAGACAGACTACTGAACAATGACCTTTGACCAGGACTTTAAACAACTTTCAGCATAAGGTTTATCTGTGAAGCAGCAATACAGTAGAACAAATGCTGCTAATTCTGAGTCAAaagctgcacatactgtaaatatactcCACATCACCTTTCTACtgcaaaatatcaaaatactATCTCTGAACTTGCATCACACAAAACTCGATCAATGTTTCAGCCTTTTAGACTGCAGAGGTTTCCTGATGTATAATAAAAGCAATTCTGATGGTATTTATTACTGTCATTTGTTGGATGAATCTTGTTGTTGAGTTCTTTCAAAtgcttcatttaattttttaacaaTTACTGCTGGAATGTAAAACTTCTCAATGAGAGGAGCATCAAATCAGTGACATTATTGATGACATTATTCATACATTAACAGTGTCCTTAAAAAATGTAACAAGAAGTACATAAAACTGATAAAGTACTGAagcatttcatttcacagtgctttgttttttggGGCACTGTTATACTGTCTAAGCATCATTTAGTCCAGATGAGTGATAAAACTTTCACTTGTTCAACTAAGTCAACAAGAATTATCAGCTTTAACTTGTCACGTTCTTCTCTTGATTATATGAtactgttttttgtatttttttgccAGATTCTCTTGTGGataaattttcattttaaatctgtttttgaaaTCATGAAACAATGGATTTACAATAATATAAAGTGAAAAAGCTAATTCTGTGACCACTGAAACAAATCACTtagagtaaaatgtaaaaacattacattacgATGTCGCTTGATATGAAAACACCAAAACTAAAGAAAGAGGTGATGAACAACGATTTAACAACAACCAATTCAACAGCCTCATGCCTCTTTTATATGTGTCCATAAACTTTTGAGTTTAAAATTGTATATTTAATCATCTCAATGCACATGAAAAATCACTTTAGATAATAAGCAAGAAGATCCATAATATATGTTTGCCTGTAAAAGGGTGATGAGTTTAGACTATAATAACttcatttatattataatgaaCAACCATTATGTTTATAAATCATATTTCTGAACATCACAGATAAATCTCAGTTGGACAGATTTTGATATCAGTGGTTTTGGCATCACCAGCttgataaacacagaaaaatgggAAAAGTTTCTCAATGAAAGTTTCTCTGTGAGTGTAGATTAGAGTCTTGTCTTCAGGGTCATAGAAAGACACCTCCCCCCTGTCATAGTCCAGCTGGACTCTGATCTTCTGGAGACTCTTCTTCACCGTCAGAGTTTTACCAGAACCATTAGTGTATTTTCCACTGTGATACACTAAACACCAGATTCCATATTCTGGTGAAGCAGGACACTTTCCCTTCTTGTCTACTGACTCTTTAGCCAAACCCACATTCCAGTCAGGATGatctcccacctccacctcccagcTGTGTTTCCCTGACTTGAAGCCCTCAGAGCCCAGAACATTAGTATAGTAAGTGTTTCTCTCTGGATTATCAGGAAGCTGCAGCTTTGTGTCTCCATTtctcacactggtcagatcATCAGACAGATGGAGCCATCCACTTGCAGTGTTTGGGTCCAGAATGACACGACTGAAGTGGACCTTGTCCTTCATGTTCTTCCAGACTCTGAAGGACAGGTTGCCCAGGTGTTTGGCCACATCTATCAGTGCTcctgagagcagctgtggatcTGACAGTGAGCTCTGGGCTCTGGCTCTGGTCTGAGTGGCTTTATAACTGCTGAGGAATGGCacgttgtgtttgtgcagctcttcctcaacagcacagatactgtctgacagagaggagatctgCTCCTCaatcctcttcatctctctgctgataGTCTTccccttctgctcctcttcctccctcagagctGCCAGTCtggactcctcttcctctttcaggaACAGCTGGAGCTTGTTGAACTCTgctctgatctgctgctctgtggacaaCAGCTGCTTCTTGGAGTGTTCAATCATGTCATTGTAGGttttctccacttgtttgtatttgttcctCTTGTCCTGTAGAGACTTTAAGTCTGAtttcagctgctccttcagGTCACTGACTGCTTGTTCTACAAGAACCACTTTGTGAGTCTGGTGCAGAGAAAACTCACAGACAGGACAAACAGGTCTATCTTCACCCTCACAGAACAATTTAGGTTCTTCTTGATGTTTACTACACACCAACTCCACATTTGTGTCTTTGGGTATTTCAGTTTCCTGTCTCCCAGCAAAAGAATCAGCCAGTTCCTTGAGAGTAAAGTTTATTCTCGGTACATCTTTTGATGATTTCCTTTTACAAATgggacagtttttgtttttagcttgttCCCAGAATTGTTGCAGGCAGCTTGAACAGAAGCTGTGgttacagctcagagacacaggatCTCTGAAAGTCTCTGAACACACATGACAGCTCAGGAAACTTTCGAGCAAATAAACTTTCTCAGCCATTTTCCATTCTTTCAAATTCAACCAAAGACTCACCAAATGTATTTTCCCCTCAGTTTGTTTCTAAAGGTCCTCGAAATAAGTGTTAGCCAGTTATAGATCCTTCACGCTCTTACTGTGGTTCGGTTCAACACAATGAGAATGACTTTCGGTTTCACCCATATCTTTCATTAGTTAATTATTAACAGCAATACATCCGGCAACGTGGTTTTATCACATTTTGACAAAGATGTAGCCTAAAATCGGTGCAAGATTTCCTCCAGAATATAAAAATCCTAAAAAGTTAACTGGGGATTCAAACAAACACTACGGTGCaatttttcttctctgtctgatGAACTGTGTGAGATAACTATTCGGAAACATTAACAGGAAGTAAAGGTACAGGTACAGGTaacatttatgtgttgacttttgttttatctATATTGACCTTGGACTGAGCCTTCCAGGTTTTATTACTTTACACCTGCTAGTAAGCTAGTTTATCAATTGTTTCCTTGTCCTCACACATCTATTTGTGTATACTTACACACCTGTGTCGATCACACATTTAGGCACATTCATACTCAATTATATTCACACTCAACACCACCTTTACCAAGAATTAAACATACTtctattacatttaaatttaattggTGTCAACATGAATCTGAAACAAACTTTACAGAAGATATACAATGGAAAGGAAAAGTAtctgaaccttttggaatttcatgatttctgcattcatttgtcataaaacatgatctgattttcatttaattcaagagtattaacaaatgtaattaaaaataacaacacacacttttctcAAGCGAGTCTGTTGTGGACTTGTCCTGTCGCATCATCTAACTTCTACAGTGTTTCATCTGACATACAGACaatctcacattatcctgaagaatgttTGATACACTTgagaattcatcttccccccaattACTACAAGCTTTccaggtcctgatgcagcaaagcaggcccaaatcatgatgtttcctccaccatgcTTAATGATTGGGAGGTGTTTTCATGATTacatgcagtgaccttttttaCGCCAGATTTCGTGTTGTGTATTCTTCctaaataattaaatcataattttatcagttcacaaaacatttttaccaATACTTCTGTGGactgtcaatgtgctcttttgcaaactttaGGCattgcagcaatgttctttttagtaagcagcagcttactggtggtgtcctgccatagacaacctgcttgtttaatgttttacatactatagactcatgaacacagatgttagccagttccaattatgccttcaaatctttgactgtcactctgggatgtttctttacctcattgataagtgtttgttgtgctattttgagtcattttgactgactgcCCACTTCCTGGTAGAGtggccacagtcccaaagtgtctccatttgtagactgttTGACTGCatactggtgaatttctaaagtctttgacatcactttgtacCCTTTTGAGCTTCTTGTAAATGATCAATtattgatcatagatcctctgaaaactCCTTTTTGGTGAGGCATCaaataagcacattcttcttctgCGGAGCAATCTCCAGTagttagagtggtttttgtcagtcaaagtagctctagtccacacctttaaacaaattttcttaacttatgctaaaaCTTGACTCCATTTTGCTTTTTGACGTCATTATTCAAatgattcacatactttttccccTAGCACTATGGCGTTTTAatggttgttgtcaataaagacatcaaagaTCTGATTTTTGTGTTActatttcaggcacattatatttgttgctactcttgacttagatgaagatcagattacattctataacaaattaatacagaaagtCACGAAGTCCCAAGCGGTTCACGTTTTCCTGTCACTTTATGTTGTTTCTTGATAGATAAAATTTGTGTagcaaacaaaagcagacatgcaaaaaaagtttaatatatatttttaacgTTTTCCGTTTTCTTAGCAGCATCAATCAGAATATAATACAATTAATGTTTATTACACAATTAAAGCAAATATTCAGTTGGAATTCATTGAAAAGTGATGATATCAAATTATATGGCATATGGCATCACAAGCAAGGTTACATCCatcaagacatttttaaatgaagataaaaactaaatagaaCAAAAAGTGAAGAGCTTTTGAGATagaattataaaaaagaaagaaaaagacatgaCAAACGTAAACATTAATAATCATTTATGTTCCCACAGTTCTCATGAAACCAGAATAAGAACTTAAAGGTTTAACACAACTGCTTTCAAATCAAAACAGGAAGAACTAAATAAGAGAGAATTCAGAAATCTGACAAACTACAAATGttaaaacttaaaatgtttgttgacaatgaaacaaacagctgatttaatttaacatttgatcatttgaaGTTTTAGTACTTTttaccacatactgtatatatctttCTTACAGATATTGAACTAAAGGTTTATAGAACTTTAAATAGTGGTACTAGTTTGTTAAAGTTTCAAATGGAAAGGTTTCAGTggaattttatgttttcaattttGGCCAATAAACTACTTTGGATTATTGTATTTTAGACAGAGAATATAAATGACTAATGACACAAAATCAAATCTTTCTAAAAGACACAAGTCAAAAAGACCCACAGTACAGGTTGATATGTGAAATGTGATAAttttacataataaacaaaaaattaaaaagatgttttaaaaaaatcacatctcTGAACATCACAGAGAAATCTGGGTTGGACAGATTTTGATCTCACTGATTTTGGCATGACCACTTTCTCCAACACTGAAATATGGGAAGAGTTTCTCAGTGAAAGTTTCTCTGTGAGTATAGATGTGGGTCTTGTCTTCAGTGTCATAGAAGGACACCTCCCCCCTGTCATAGTCCAGCTGGACTCTGATCCTCTGGAGactcttcttcactgtcacagttttacCAACAACATCAGTGTATTTTCCACTGTCATATGACAAACACCAGAATCCATATTTTGGTGAAACTGATGTTGCTTTCTTGTCAACTGACTCTTTAACCAAACCCACATTCCAGTGAGGATGATCTCCCACCTTCACCTCCCAGCTGTGGTTCCCTGAGCTGAAGCTCTCAGAACCAAAAACAGTAGAGGACGtaatgtttctctctgtattttcaggaagctgctgctttgtATCTCCACATCTAACACTAATCAGATCAtcagacagataaagaaaaggGTTTGCAGTGTTTGGGTCCAGAATGACACGACTGAAGTGGACCTTGTCCTTCATGTTCTCCCAGACTCTGAAGGACAGGTTGCCCAGGTGTTTGGCCACATCTATCAGTGCTcctgagagcagctgtggatcTGACAGTGAGCTCTGGGCTCTGGCTCTGGTCTGAGTGGCTTTATAACTGCTGAGGAATGGCacgttgtgtttgtgcagctcttcttcaacagcacagatactgtctgacagagaggagatctgCTCCTCaatcctcttcatctctctgctgataGTCTTccccttctgctcctcttcctccctcagagctGCCAGTCtggactcctcttcctctttcaggaACTGCTGGAGCTTGTTGAACTCTgctctgatctgctgctctgtggacaaCAGCTGCTTCTTGGAGTGTTCAATCATGTCATTGTAGGttttctccacttgtttgtatttgttcctCTTGTCCTGTAGAGACTTTAAGTCTGAtttcagctgctccttcagGTCACTGACTGCTTGTTCTACAGGAACCACTTTGTGACCAGTGTGATGAGGAAAATCACAGATATGACAAACAGCTCTATCTTCATCCATACAGAATAATTTAGGTTCTTCTTGATGTTTACTACACACAACTTGCAGtttattctctttctctgtctcagaTGATCCAGTTTTCTGTCTCCCAGCAAAAGAATCAGCCAGTTCCTTCAGTGCAAAGTTCACTATCACACCTTTTGATGATTTCCTTTTACAAATgggacagtttttgtttttagtttgttccCAGAATTGTTGCAGGCAGCTTGAACAGAAGCTGTGgttacagctcagagacacaggatCTCTGAAAGTCTCTGAACACACATGGCAGCTCAGGTAACTTTCAAACAGAGCTATTTTTTCAGCCATTCCTGGTACATGTACAAAATCTTTTCAGCTTTGAGACTCACCAAGTTACTGTTCCTTCCTTTGGTTATTAAAATTctccaaatgtgtgttttccagcagaGGTTTAACTGTATGTAATGGCGTCTCAGCTCAGTTCAACAATGACAAAAtctactttcattttcactcacCGAGTTaatcatccatccattttctttgTACTCTTAAGGTTTGTGGGAGGGCTGCAGCATATTAAAGCTCTCTGAGTTAATCATTAATTAAGATTTACTGTCATGTTATTATGTCTTTTCTGAGACGAAGATCACATTCTGCATTTAGTGCTGCATAAATGTGGaagcaacaaatgaaaatactgaaaatactgaTTTATTAAGTCAAGGAAACAACTCATCTCATAAACATActataaaaataagaaattaaagaCGTGTGCTCTTCAAGTGAGGAACATTTCAACAGACTTTAACAAGAAACTGATTACCCTTATTTAAGAATAAATTCTTAAGTGAAAATCTGAATTCTccttaaaaatataatgtttgttattgttaGTTTGGACATAGAACTTTTCAGAGTAGAAAtactgaatatgttttatatccAAATATTGTATAATTGTACTATATTAACCTTTCAGACACATATCTTACAGTAATGTATTTGTCAGGTGACTTTACAAATATGAACTTGAATTAAAAGTGTTGATCTGGCTTTATGAGAAGATGAAACAGATTTGGATCAACGGTGACaagaaaaagtcagtgaaccatttgtaatttcatggttttggTGATTTTTCATggtgtaaaaagaaaactacaagtGTGGTGGAGGGAGCGTGAGGATTTgaggctgctttgctgcctctggacctgaACAGATTGACATAATAGAGGGGAAAATAAAGGCCCAAGTTTATTAGTGTATGTAACAGGATAATGTCAGTGTGTCTGAAATAAAGTTCAACCTAGTTTGTAGACAGTGTTTTGTGCatatttgtttgtataatttcttatttattgtcatGTGCTAGTAGGACCAGTAATAATGTCAAAGCAATCCACTCAGTTCTGGGCGTTTATTTAGGCACACAAACCAAATACAACAGCGTCAACATCAGCTGAGCAGTGATCAGAGTCTTTGAGTTCATGCACGGGAATATAGTCCATACAAAAACCTGGAGTAAACAAAGTcccaaaacataaaaactcccatagataatccaaacatAAACTCCCATAGATAATCCAAATATAAACTCCAATAGATAATCCAAACATAAACTCCAATAGATAATCCAAACAAAAACTCCAATAGATAATCTAAACATAAACTcccatagataatccaaacatAAACTCCAATAGATAATCCAAACATAAACTCCAATAGATAATCTAAACATAAACTCCAATAGATAATCCAAACATAAACTCCAATAGATAATCCAAACAAAAACTcccatagataatccaaacGTAAACTcccatagataatccaaacGTAAACTcccatagataatccaaacatAAACTCCCATAGATAATCTAAACATAAACTcccatagataatccaaacatAAACTCCCATAGATAATCTAAACATAAACTcccatagataatccaaacataaactctcatagataatccaaacatAAACTCCAATGGATAATCCAAACATAAACTCTCATAGATAATCCAAACACAAACTcccatagataatccaaacacaaactcccatagataatccaaacataaactcccatagataatccaaacataaactcccatagataatccaaacatAAACTCCCATAGATAATCTAAACATAAACTcccatagataatccaaacatAAACTCCCATAGATAATCTAAACATAAACTCCAATAGATAATCCAAACATAAACTCCAATAGATAACTGCATTGGCATTTCAACAGACAATAACAGAATGTCGTACTGGGTTACGAGATTATGGCTGGATCTTGTCTCTAATACATCAGACGATCTAGCAACAGGTCTGTGGAACACTGAAGGTTAAATGTACAACGCTGCACGAAAGGTGTTGTCAATCGGCTTAATGAGTGTGAAGCTGCTGCACGAAATTCACACAACACGGGAACTgaactttcaaaataagagtccAACCTGGAACTCAGTTGTTGGATCCTCACATTTATCACTTGTACTAACCTttgtaaagttaaaaaaaactgtaatcaCTCATGATGTGGAGCAGAAATCAGCAGCATTTTGTAAACCAGACACTGATATTCATCATTTATGTTATTGaccatttacagtaaaaacaccaCAATGAAAATCTCAAACAGCATTAGATGACCTAAAGTCTGGGTTCAATTAAAACGCCACTAAAACACTTGTTTCCAAACAACAAATCCAACAGTTActtacaaatgaaaaagaacattGTAATTGATGACAACATCGTTACACAACTAAAAGAATCAAAGCATTGAGTCCAGTGGTTTTTTACGACTATACATAGAGAAAAattgtataaaaacaaacatgtctccTGACATCTGTGGAACAAATGACTGTTTACTATTAATCTCTTTTTGAACACAGATAAAATCAACAGTTGTGAAATGACAATAACCAAAATCCCTGTGTAATACATTGAAAATAGACATGGTATCAAAACTAGGAGTTACcaacaataatacattttaactaAAGTTATTTATGATATTATATCTTGACACACTTTTACTAgtacacacattttaagttGTCATTAAGTAGTGaataaactgcacatttaatCATCCCAATGCTGCCTGTAAAATCTTGTTTAGATCATATATGTTTATATGATTGTTACGAATATTACAGAGAAATCTC is part of the Anabas testudineus chromosome 9, fAnaTes1.2, whole genome shotgun sequence genome and encodes:
- the LOC113150680 gene encoding nuclear factor 7, brain-like, yielding MAEKVYLLESFLSCHVCSETFRDPVSLSCNHSFCSSCLQQFWEQAKNKNCPICKRKSSKDVPRINFTLKELADSFAGRQETEIPKDTNVELVCSKHQEEPKLFCEGEDRPVCPVCEFSLHQTHKVVLVEQAVSDLKEQLKSDLKSLQDKRNKYKQVEKTYNDMIEHSKKQLLSTEQQIRAEFNKLQLFLKEEEESRLAALREEEEQKGKTISREMKRIEEQISSLSDSICAVEEELHKHNVPFLSSYKATQTRARAQSSLSDPQLLSGALIDVAKHLGNLSFRVWKNMKDKVHFSRVILDPNTASGWLHLSDDLTSVRNGDTKLQLPDNPERNTYYTNVLGSEGFKSGKHSWEVEVGDHPDWNVGLAKESVDKKGKCPASPEYGIWCLVYHSGKYTNGSGKTLTVKKSLQKIRVQLDYDRGEVSFYDPEDKTLIYTHRETFIEKLFPFFCVYQAGDAKTTDIKICPTEIYL
- the LOC113150679 gene encoding tripartite motif-containing protein 35-like, with the translated sequence MAEKIALFESYLSCHVCSETFRDPVSLSCNHSFCSSCLQQFWEQTKNKNCPICKRKSSKGVIVNFALKELADSFAGRQKTGSSETEKENKLQVVCSKHQEEPKLFCMDEDRAVCHICDFPHHTGHKVVPVEQAVSDLKEQLKSDLKSLQDKRNKYKQVEKTYNDMIEHSKKQLLSTEQQIRAEFNKLQQFLKEEEESRLAALREEEEQKGKTISREMKRIEEQISSLSDSICAVEEELHKHNVPFLSSYKATQTRARAQSSLSDPQLLSGALIDVAKHLGNLSFRVWENMKDKVHFSRVILDPNTANPFLYLSDDLISVRCGDTKQQLPENTERNITSSTVFGSESFSSGNHSWEVKVGDHPHWNVGLVKESVDKKATSVSPKYGFWCLSYDSGKYTDVVGKTVTVKKSLQRIRVQLDYDRGEVSFYDTEDKTHIYTHRETFTEKLFPYFSVGESGHAKISEIKICPTQISL